Proteins co-encoded in one Halorussus lipolyticus genomic window:
- a CDS encoding glycosyltransferase family 4 protein — MTGTENLTVNFFTLTDARASEHIYMGNLKRELENRGVEAVADWRDADVVHLFEVNFFTTDALLGGEIATLLRILRSDTPVVISTDDLYFIDRAELTARPVLYGLNRRTQRWLFGQADRIVAISESVERALPIEHTEVVRHGVTDEYFAESARADSGETQSAGDDSSDSESPDEGPEPFVFHASLASKRKNPEAVLETASRLDARFVLAGGGWDEKVPDRLREENVEVRGYVPEAELIDLYHRADVFYFPTHHEGFGLPVLEAMAGGCAVVTSDAYAVPEVAGDAAVLADPTDVDAHVAEIRRLLDDEAARRELGRTAAERAREFSWADAAAETERVYRDVVNR; from the coding sequence ATGACCGGCACGGAAAATCTGACGGTCAACTTCTTCACCCTGACCGACGCTCGGGCCTCCGAACACATCTATATGGGCAACCTGAAGCGGGAACTCGAAAACCGGGGCGTGGAGGCGGTCGCCGACTGGAGAGACGCCGACGTAGTTCACCTGTTCGAGGTCAACTTCTTCACCACCGACGCCCTGCTGGGCGGGGAAATCGCCACCCTCCTGCGCATCCTGCGGTCGGACACGCCGGTCGTGATTTCGACCGACGACCTCTATTTCATCGACCGGGCGGAACTGACCGCGAGACCGGTCCTCTACGGTCTCAACCGCCGGACTCAGCGATGGCTGTTCGGGCAGGCCGACCGCATCGTCGCCATCTCCGAGAGCGTCGAGCGGGCGCTTCCAATCGAACACACCGAGGTCGTCCGCCACGGCGTGACTGACGAGTATTTCGCCGAATCGGCGCGCGCCGATTCGGGGGAAACGCAGTCCGCGGGGGACGATTCGTCGGACTCCGAATCGCCCGACGAAGGCCCCGAGCCATTCGTCTTCCACGCCAGTCTGGCGTCGAAGCGCAAGAACCCCGAGGCCGTCCTCGAAACCGCGAGCCGCCTTGACGCGCGATTCGTCCTCGCCGGTGGCGGGTGGGACGAAAAGGTCCCCGACCGACTCCGCGAGGAGAACGTCGAGGTCCGGGGCTACGTCCCCGAGGCCGAGTTAATCGACCTCTACCACCGCGCAGACGTGTTCTACTTCCCGACTCACCACGAGGGGTTCGGCCTGCCCGTCCTCGAAGCGATGGCTGGCGGGTGTGCGGTCGTGACCTCGGACGCCTACGCCGTTCCGGAGGTTGCCGGCGACGCCGCGGTGCTAGCCGACCCGACCGACGTGGACGCTCACGTCGCCGAGATTCGGCGACTGCTGGACGACGAGGCGGCCCGCCGGGAGTTGGGCCGAACCGCCGCCGAGCGCGCTCGGGAGTTCTCGTGGGCCGACGCCGCGGCCGAAACCGAGCGCGTTTATCGGGACGTAGTGAACCGGTAA
- a CDS encoding DUF1616 domain-containing protein has translation MDDRTRRFLTWLLALTLVASVVGTLAIAVSPPNPTESYTEFYVLDDDGDAEGYPTNLTVGQSGRVIVGISNHEHRDQTYTVTLVLGDRTLESRTLTVQNERTSDFRVSFSAEEPGRERLHFRLYRGEDASGEPYRKLRLWLNVSAS, from the coding sequence GTGGACGACCGGACTCGCCGCTTTCTGACGTGGCTCCTCGCACTGACGCTGGTGGCGTCGGTGGTCGGGACGCTGGCTATCGCCGTCTCGCCGCCGAACCCGACCGAATCCTACACCGAGTTCTACGTCCTCGACGACGACGGCGACGCCGAGGGCTATCCGACGAACCTGACCGTCGGCCAGAGCGGCCGGGTCATCGTCGGCATCTCGAACCACGAACACCGCGACCAGACCTACACCGTCACGCTCGTCCTCGGCGACCGGACCCTCGAATCCCGGACTCTCACGGTCCAAAACGAGCGAACTTCGGACTTCAGGGTCTCGTTCTCCGCCGAGGAACCGGGCCGCGAGCGCCTCCACTTCCGACTCTACCGGGGCGAGGACGCCTCCGGCGAACCCTACCGAAAACTCCGACTCTGGCTGAACGTCTCGGCGTCGTAG
- a CDS encoding sulfatase-like hydrolase/transferase has translation MNLGLVVLDTLRYDVYDDVMGDLSSLADHTFERTYSTSRWTVPAHASLFTGLYPSEVGVGARSRHLTTSRRTLAERLAGEGYDTVALSNNIHIDSFFDFDRGFETLHRGPALEDRPEADRSDFDWEALFSRLDGSRFRNLRAAWEILHSDADLLPTLRTAVEMYRSAPVNEATNDVSWAFDAMKQVAPADDQFLFANLMACHYPYDPPGEYADCEPLNVPPYELTLRENPVTDDEHARQWESYRGAARYLDDELPNLLADVDWDMLFVVSDHGELFGEHDLRGHEYGVYDELVRVPAVAIGNEVPAGTTTEVTSLLDVHRTLLETAGVDVPDDVRGRNLFEDDLTDREVYAESSGCGHYSPDATGLAAKIPASWDDPHYLLMTDDAAFRVDKDGERAFDPETDEEIPDRADDLRERVEALRESRGDHAGEAGGEVTDEIADRLEHLGYA, from the coding sequence ATGAATCTAGGGCTGGTCGTGCTGGACACCCTCCGGTACGACGTGTACGACGACGTGATGGGCGACCTGTCGTCGCTGGCCGACCACACCTTCGAGCGGACCTACTCGACCTCTCGGTGGACCGTCCCGGCCCACGCCTCGCTGTTCACCGGACTGTACCCCTCGGAGGTCGGCGTCGGCGCGCGGAGTCGCCACCTCACCACGTCGCGCCGGACGCTGGCCGAGCGACTGGCGGGCGAGGGCTACGATACGGTCGCACTGAGTAACAACATCCACATCGATTCCTTCTTCGACTTCGACCGGGGGTTCGAGACGCTCCACCGCGGTCCCGCGCTCGAAGACCGGCCCGAGGCCGACCGGAGCGATTTCGACTGGGAGGCGCTATTCTCTCGCCTCGACGGGAGTCGGTTCCGGAACCTGCGGGCCGCGTGGGAGATTCTGCACAGCGACGCCGACCTCCTGCCGACGCTCCGGACCGCCGTCGAGATGTATCGCTCCGCGCCGGTGAACGAGGCCACCAACGACGTGAGTTGGGCCTTCGACGCGATGAAGCAGGTCGCGCCAGCGGACGACCAGTTCCTGTTCGCCAACCTGATGGCGTGTCACTACCCCTACGACCCGCCCGGCGAGTACGCCGACTGCGAACCCCTCAACGTCCCGCCCTACGAGTTGACGCTCCGCGAAAATCCCGTGACCGACGACGAACACGCCCGCCAGTGGGAGTCCTACCGCGGCGCGGCCCGGTATCTGGACGACGAACTGCCGAACCTGCTCGCAGACGTTGATTGGGACATGCTGTTCGTGGTCTCGGACCACGGCGAACTGTTCGGCGAACACGACCTGCGCGGCCACGAGTACGGCGTCTACGACGAGTTGGTCCGAGTGCCCGCAGTCGCCATCGGTAACGAGGTGCCGGCGGGGACCACCACCGAGGTCACGAGTCTGTTGGACGTGCATCGGACGCTCCTCGAAACCGCCGGGGTGGACGTGCCCGACGACGTGCGAGGACGGAATCTGTTCGAGGACGACCTGACCGACCGCGAGGTGTACGCCGAGAGTTCGGGGTGCGGCCACTACTCGCCCGACGCGACCGGTCTCGCCGCCAAGATTCCGGCGTCGTGGGACGACCCCCACTACCTCCTCATGACCGACGACGCCGCTTTCCGGGTGGACAAAGACGGCGAACGCGCCTTCGACCCGGAGACGGACGAGGAGATACCCGACCGGGCCGACGACCTGCGAGAGCGCGTCGAGGCCCTCCGGGAGTCCCGCGGCGACCACGCCGGCGAGGCGGGCGGAGAAGTCACCGACGAAATCGCCGACCGACTGGAGCATCTCGGGTACGCATGA
- a CDS encoding DUF2206 domain-containing protein, which produces MTDHSASSGTVLAVATGKGGAGKTTATVELAMALAEQGNEVVVVDCDIDMSGLGGHLGISAETTLHDVLAGRATVEDAIVEAGGFRAVLGDPGLERFAETDPDPDQLGRVIDSLRESFDVVLLDTSSNARTATTPLSAADHAVLVTTTDRPALAATRRTAEFLSKFDADVAGVVVTWTDHGAVDRLESVPRELGCSPDVLVRVPDERGGRRDIFEGVAPGYRELAEGLPAVGEAESDDETETADAREMFGDESSAESSGGGLTSGYVRRSGRLAALGDLLGGPRKPGDPPPVSYDPDEGLRASRPAVVTAIVVVQIALVGLVVGDPPIPLVRPILAGIYALFVPGIPVALLMDLDENRFPRLVVYVVGLSAVVILGVGAIISLLYPMVGIDAPLRAGSMAGSLTITMFLLCAVILARRDERPVRVPLQGAFSPAPLALVLVPFLSVFGITFQNATGNNSLLLVVLILVSVFPVLNASERLPKRWVPLAVTVVAAALLYHNSLFGAGIGGPSGAAHTLDTGVWKPSEASVLPNGVLFPTYAMLTGLKLGAATSTVNPLLVVFLPVILFEGYREQVGDRAAFASVSLFMFSFPFYVLYSIAGRVATPVFFLALEGLVLSDGDIDLFRKRVLAIVFGMGLAVSHYGTAYVAMVAFGTAFVVYLLLGVIDRVRIPLSRGSFSARVRDVDLNALVDDLTPRLLSPSFVAFYVVFVIEWYFYTTGGEKFAVLPRKIIGVVNRFFEASASGTAGSAVSKQYGSTSVAISRQLYILIGALMGIGLATTMFARVFRKDSVDVDDEFLALAVGFMSMLGASFFVVGFNVARIMMIVFTFTAVFAVYGLGTMVEAGLTTRRILGRVADRDPRGAVRKALALDFDRAFGGFRTELSLLSVILCAFLLLNSGVATVLVTHDYAPSNVITQQQLEDSEEVQVQLKAKGCVDCNIQSHAWLFSHRNRSEHAYGDFKAWAQVDFYRGPLVGQLSYYPKKTVYRSMWYATNGTASRSLVLVLDHNTDTGVMLVDSMYYWKSLQYLDPVTDRSHVVYTTGETYIYRSTDRATEEAFGFQRPDPTNVTNLTEFTDYVNRSDAKIGNVTIKSAENDTDDLRESKSGAGSVGVSSEQVSPTKETPQTTGPPTDTRLPTGQQFAAEFVAGRDELGSPR; this is translated from the coding sequence ATGACCGACCACTCTGCCTCCAGCGGGACGGTCCTCGCAGTCGCTACTGGCAAGGGTGGCGCGGGCAAGACCACCGCGACGGTCGAGTTGGCGATGGCGCTGGCCGAGCAGGGCAACGAGGTCGTCGTCGTGGACTGCGACATCGACATGTCGGGCCTCGGCGGCCACCTCGGCATCTCGGCCGAGACCACGCTCCACGACGTGCTGGCCGGGCGAGCGACGGTCGAGGACGCAATCGTCGAGGCCGGCGGGTTCAGGGCGGTCCTCGGTGACCCCGGTCTCGAACGGTTCGCCGAGACCGACCCGGACCCCGACCAACTCGGGCGGGTCATCGATAGCCTCCGGGAGAGCTTCGACGTGGTTCTGCTCGACACGAGTTCGAATGCTCGAACCGCTACGACGCCGCTCTCGGCGGCCGACCACGCGGTGCTGGTGACGACGACAGACCGGCCCGCGCTGGCGGCCACCCGGCGAACCGCCGAGTTCCTGTCGAAGTTCGACGCCGACGTGGCCGGGGTCGTCGTCACGTGGACCGACCACGGCGCAGTGGACCGTCTCGAATCGGTGCCCCGAGAACTGGGGTGCAGTCCCGACGTGCTGGTCCGCGTGCCGGACGAACGCGGCGGTCGCCGGGACATCTTCGAGGGGGTCGCCCCCGGCTATCGGGAACTCGCCGAGGGACTGCCAGCGGTCGGCGAGGCCGAGTCCGACGACGAGACCGAGACCGCCGACGCCCGAGAGATGTTCGGCGACGAGTCGAGCGCGGAGTCGTCCGGCGGGGGCTTGACCAGCGGGTACGTCCGACGGAGCGGGCGACTCGCCGCGCTCGGGGACCTCCTCGGCGGGCCGCGAAAGCCGGGCGACCCCCCGCCGGTCTCCTACGACCCCGACGAGGGACTCCGAGCGAGTCGCCCCGCGGTCGTCACAGCGATAGTTGTGGTACAAATCGCACTGGTCGGTCTGGTGGTCGGGGACCCGCCGATTCCGCTCGTCCGGCCGATACTCGCCGGGATATACGCGCTGTTCGTCCCCGGCATTCCGGTCGCGCTCCTGATGGACTTAGACGAGAACCGATTCCCCCGGTTGGTGGTCTACGTCGTCGGTCTGAGTGCGGTCGTGATACTCGGCGTCGGGGCCATCATCAGCCTCCTGTATCCCATGGTCGGCATCGACGCGCCGCTCCGGGCGGGGTCGATGGCCGGGTCGCTGACCATCACGATGTTTCTCCTCTGTGCGGTGATACTGGCCCGCAGAGACGAGCGTCCGGTCCGCGTGCCGCTTCAGGGGGCGTTCTCGCCCGCCCCGCTGGCGCTGGTCCTCGTGCCCTTCCTGAGCGTGTTCGGCATCACCTTCCAGAACGCGACCGGGAACAACTCGCTGTTGCTGGTGGTGCTGATACTGGTGTCGGTGTTCCCGGTACTGAACGCCTCTGAGCGACTGCCCAAGCGGTGGGTTCCGCTGGCGGTCACCGTGGTCGCCGCGGCGCTCCTCTACCACAACAGTCTGTTCGGGGCGGGCATCGGCGGGCCGTCCGGGGCGGCCCACACTCTCGACACCGGCGTCTGGAAACCGAGCGAGGCGTCGGTCCTGCCCAACGGCGTCCTGTTTCCGACCTACGCCATGCTGACCGGTCTGAAACTCGGGGCCGCCACCTCGACGGTGAACCCGCTGTTGGTCGTATTCCTGCCGGTCATCCTGTTCGAGGGCTACCGCGAACAGGTCGGCGACCGGGCGGCGTTCGCGTCGGTGTCGCTGTTCATGTTCTCGTTCCCGTTCTACGTCCTCTACAGCATCGCGGGGCGGGTCGCCACGCCGGTTTTCTTCCTCGCGCTGGAGGGGTTGGTACTGAGCGACGGCGACATCGACCTGTTCCGCAAGCGCGTCCTCGCCATCGTGTTCGGGATGGGACTGGCGGTGTCGCACTACGGAACCGCCTACGTCGCCATGGTCGCGTTCGGGACCGCGTTCGTCGTCTACCTGCTGTTGGGCGTGATAGACCGGGTTCGGATACCCCTCTCTCGGGGGTCGTTCTCGGCGCGAGTCCGCGACGTGGACCTCAACGCGCTGGTGGACGACCTCACGCCGCGCCTCCTCTCGCCGTCGTTCGTCGCGTTCTACGTGGTCTTCGTCATCGAGTGGTACTTCTACACCACGGGCGGCGAGAAGTTCGCGGTACTGCCCCGGAAGATAATCGGAGTGGTGAACCGGTTCTTCGAGGCCAGCGCGAGCGGGACGGCCGGGTCCGCGGTCAGCAAGCAGTACGGTTCGACCTCGGTCGCCATCTCCCGACAGTTGTACATCCTCATCGGCGCGCTGATGGGCATCGGCCTCGCCACGACGATGTTCGCGCGAGTCTTCCGGAAAGACTCGGTAGACGTGGACGACGAGTTTCTGGCGCTCGCTGTCGGATTCATGTCGATGCTCGGCGCGTCGTTCTTCGTCGTCGGGTTCAACGTCGCCCGCATCATGATGATAGTGTTCACGTTTACCGCCGTGTTCGCGGTCTACGGCCTCGGGACCATGGTGGAGGCCGGACTGACGACCCGGCGAATTCTCGGTCGGGTGGCCGACCGTGACCCTCGCGGCGCGGTCCGAAAGGCGCTGGCCCTCGACTTCGACCGGGCGTTCGGCGGGTTCCGGACCGAGCTATCCCTCCTCTCGGTGATTCTGTGCGCCTTCCTCCTGCTGAACTCGGGGGTCGCCACGGTGCTGGTCACCCACGACTACGCGCCGAGCAACGTCATCACTCAGCAACAACTCGAGGACAGCGAGGAGGTCCAAGTCCAACTCAAGGCGAAGGGCTGTGTCGACTGTAACATCCAGTCCCACGCGTGGCTGTTCTCCCACCGCAACCGGAGCGAGCACGCCTACGGCGACTTCAAGGCGTGGGCGCAAGTGGACTTCTATCGAGGACCACTCGTGGGGCAACTCAGCTACTACCCCAAGAAGACGGTCTATCGGTCGATGTGGTACGCGACCAACGGCACCGCTAGCAGGTCGCTGGTGCTGGTCCTCGACCATAACACCGATACCGGGGTGATGCTGGTCGATTCGATGTACTACTGGAAGTCGCTCCAGTACCTCGACCCGGTGACCGACCGGTCGCACGTCGTCTACACGACCGGCGAGACGTACATCTACCGCTCGACGGACCGGGCAACCGAGGAGGCCTTCGGCTTCCAGCGCCCCGACCCGACCAACGTCACCAACCTCACGGAGTTCACCGACTACGTGAACCGGTCTGACGCCAAAATCGGCAACGTGACAATCAAGTCGGCCGAAAACGACACCGACGACCTCCGGGAGTCCAAGTCCGGCGCGGGGTCCGTAGGGGTGTCGTCCGAACAGGTGTCGCCGACGAAGGAGACGCCCCAGACAACCGGGCCGCCGACGGACACGCGACTGCCGACCGGCCAGCAGTTCGCGGCCGAGTTCGTCGCGGGCCGTGACGAACTCGGCAGTCCGAGATAG
- a CDS encoding glycosyltransferase: protein MNLCIAHGGDITEPSGGTDRITAFAGGLADRGHDVTLVVPEGEGERPDRLDSVRVEAIDTDGFGRGTGVGRALAVAWRAKQVADERDATIQFAHSTLAGFATLVGCEGYVLDMHDLAFARFDHVDSALSPVLERFVSWLERRGVRKASHVVTVSGYMKEFLADEWGVPEGAVTVLPNGFFEERRDTFAGTETIPGRVVFLGTLHPKVDVDALRETAQLPEVEELVVVGDGALREELDAAADELDSLRTTGRLPDAEAFDLVASASVVVNPQEPSALQQASSPVKLFYYAALGVPMVVTSGPDPAEEFASAGGAELVEPGESFADRVAEVLRDDDRRAEMAESAAAAAREMTWDARVGRLETIYWEA, encoded by the coding sequence ATGAACCTCTGTATCGCTCACGGCGGCGACATCACCGAACCGAGCGGCGGAACCGACCGCATCACGGCGTTCGCCGGCGGACTCGCCGACCGGGGCCACGACGTGACGCTGGTGGTCCCGGAAGGCGAGGGCGAGCGCCCCGACCGCCTCGATTCGGTCCGAGTCGAGGCGATTGATACCGACGGCTTCGGTCGCGGAACCGGCGTCGGTCGGGCGCTGGCGGTGGCGTGGCGGGCCAAGCAGGTCGCCGACGAGCGCGACGCCACCATCCAGTTCGCCCACTCGACGCTGGCGGGATTCGCCACGCTGGTCGGGTGTGAGGGCTACGTGCTGGACATGCACGACCTCGCGTTCGCTCGGTTCGACCACGTGGATTCTGCGCTCTCGCCGGTGCTGGAGCGGTTCGTCTCGTGGCTCGAACGCCGCGGCGTCCGGAAGGCCAGCCACGTCGTCACCGTCTCGGGGTACATGAAGGAGTTCCTCGCCGACGAGTGGGGCGTGCCGGAGGGCGCAGTGACGGTCCTGCCGAACGGCTTCTTCGAGGAGCGCCGGGACACGTTCGCGGGAACCGAGACGATTCCGGGCCGAGTGGTCTTCCTCGGGACGCTTCACCCGAAAGTGGACGTGGATGCGCTCCGCGAGACCGCCCAACTCCCCGAAGTCGAGGAGTTGGTGGTGGTCGGCGACGGCGCGCTCCGCGAGGAACTCGACGCCGCGGCCGACGAGTTGGACTCCCTGCGGACCACTGGGCGACTGCCCGACGCCGAGGCCTTCGACCTCGTGGCGAGCGCGTCGGTCGTGGTGAACCCGCAGGAACCCTCGGCGCTCCAGCAGGCCTCGTCGCCGGTGAAACTGTTCTACTACGCCGCGCTCGGGGTGCCGATGGTCGTGACCTCGGGTCCCGACCCGGCAGAGGAGTTCGCGTCCGCCGGCGGGGCCGAACTGGTCGAACCCGGCGAGTCGTTCGCCGACCGAGTGGCCGAGGTCCTGCGCGACGACGACCGGCGGGCCGAGATGGCCGAGTCAGCGGCGGCGGCGGCCCGAGAGATGACGTGGGATGCCCGAGTCGGTCGGCTTGAAACTATATACTGGGAGGCGTAA
- a CDS encoding glycosyltransferase family 4 protein, with the protein MSQSRRVGWVYPAFGHSAHDDEDASYGHPAHRGFADAVDADPLLFSPVSVGPLSGTLVEDVLAASRSSFPERDVYVLENADAVYASPVIKRAFPDATVVLLAAHNVFGLESYDFDADLLPKALVRKTDRYLDAKLVRALVRRYVDGVLAVSEFVADHVRSFAPRTPVRPVHPYVQPEVADRLDDASADLGANRAITVCEARDHKGVDMLVEAWPAVRRQVPDATLHVVGVGHPDEYEETPGVEVHGFVEDLTAELTASSLYVHPARVDAFGVTVTEAMRAGVVPMVTETTGSFPLVADVSDELVVEPTPEAIAEGVVEFFSRSAGEREALSETARDLADPFVADVQREAFVDSFRDVLGAVERGESA; encoded by the coding sequence ATGAGCCAATCGCGCCGCGTCGGGTGGGTGTACCCCGCGTTCGGCCACTCGGCCCACGACGACGAGGACGCCTCCTACGGCCACCCGGCCCATCGAGGGTTCGCCGACGCGGTGGACGCCGACCCCCTGCTCTTTTCGCCGGTTTCGGTCGGCCCGCTTTCGGGCACGCTGGTCGAGGACGTCCTCGCGGCGAGTCGGTCGTCCTTCCCGGAGCGCGACGTCTACGTGCTGGAGAACGCCGACGCGGTTTACGCCAGTCCCGTCATCAAGCGGGCGTTTCCCGATGCGACCGTGGTTCTGCTGGCGGCCCACAACGTCTTCGGCCTCGAAAGCTACGACTTCGACGCCGACCTCCTGCCCAAGGCGCTGGTCCGGAAGACCGACCGCTATCTCGACGCCAAACTCGTCCGGGCGCTGGTCCGCCGGTACGTCGATGGCGTCCTCGCGGTGTCGGAGTTCGTCGCCGACCACGTTCGGTCGTTCGCTCCTCGGACGCCGGTCCGGCCGGTCCACCCTTACGTCCAACCCGAGGTTGCCGACCGATTGGACGACGCGAGCGCCGACCTCGGCGCGAACCGGGCCATCACGGTCTGCGAGGCCCGCGACCACAAAGGGGTCGATATGCTGGTCGAGGCGTGGCCCGCAGTCCGCCGGCAGGTCCCCGACGCCACGCTCCACGTCGTCGGGGTCGGCCATCCCGACGAGTACGAGGAGACGCCCGGCGTCGAGGTCCACGGGTTCGTTGAGGACCTAACCGCGGAACTCACAGCATCGTCGCTGTACGTCCACCCCGCGCGAGTCGATGCCTTCGGCGTCACCGTGACCGAGGCGATGCGGGCCGGGGTGGTCCCGATGGTGACCGAGACGACCGGTTCCTTCCCGCTCGTCGCCGACGTTTCCGACGAGTTGGTGGTCGAACCGACCCCCGAAGCCATCGCTGAGGGCGTCGTGGAATTCTTCTCGCGGTCGGCGGGGGAACGCGAGGCCCTGTCCGAGACGGCGCGGGACCTCGCCGACCCCTTCGTGGCCGACGTACAGCGCGAGGCGTTCGTGGACTCGTTCCGCGACGTTTTGGGCGCGGTCGAACGGGGTGAGTCGGCGTGA
- a CDS encoding flippase, whose protein sequence is MTDDGSEVDDGSDGNVTDSLATVVSGGALVSGSKFVALGFGFLTQVAMARLLTEAAYGDVVLSLTVVNMATLVATLGMDDGVMREFPHHEETPAKARGVVRSSLTVGTVTGLLAGGAVFVLAPTIAERAFHDPSLAGLLRVAALGVPFSVLGSIAVSLARGSRDARAHAFVNQLFRPAVRFGLIAGLVIAGAGATGAVAGQTAAVVLAGLGALWFARRALPAFEAEPTAMYRSVLVFSLPLALSQGMGFLVSNVDIYMLGYFGSKAGIGAYNIAFQLSNLFTAILATVGFLLPPVLTRLHDRGKHDEMRRTYQVMTKWMVVGGVPLFVVLFGFPETVIGLAFGDGYRDGATALRILAVGNFLAILLGLNTQSLVGLGANHVINYVLVAQTAVNVTLNYLLIPTHGIVGAAVASAVAVFVSDVLGSAVLYSRFGVHPFTRRAFRPATWTLGVGAAVAVAFGFSIPAGAVAAVVAFPVAVLGAVEPQDALLVEELEDRSGIALGPLRRLVRAAGDDPSTVIKSLK, encoded by the coding sequence ATGACTGACGACGGGAGCGAGGTTGACGACGGAAGTGACGGCAACGTAACCGACTCGCTCGCCACGGTCGTCTCCGGCGGCGCGCTGGTGTCGGGGAGCAAGTTCGTGGCGCTCGGGTTCGGCTTTCTGACGCAGGTCGCCATGGCCCGCTTGCTGACCGAGGCCGCCTACGGCGACGTGGTGCTGTCGCTGACCGTCGTCAACATGGCGACGCTAGTGGCCACGCTCGGGATGGACGACGGCGTGATGCGGGAGTTCCCCCACCACGAGGAGACGCCCGCGAAGGCCCGCGGGGTCGTCCGGTCGTCGCTGACGGTGGGGACTGTCACCGGTCTCCTCGCTGGCGGGGCCGTGTTCGTCCTCGCGCCGACCATCGCTGAGCGGGCCTTCCACGACCCGTCGCTGGCGGGCCTGCTCCGGGTCGCGGCGCTCGGGGTCCCGTTCTCGGTGCTGGGGAGCATCGCGGTGTCGCTGGCCCGCGGATCGAGAGACGCTCGCGCTCACGCCTTCGTCAACCAACTGTTCCGGCCCGCGGTCCGGTTCGGCCTGATTGCGGGACTCGTTATCGCCGGGGCCGGCGCGACCGGTGCAGTTGCTGGTCAGACCGCGGCCGTCGTCCTCGCGGGTCTCGGGGCGCTCTGGTTCGCCCGGCGGGCGCTCCCCGCCTTTGAGGCCGAACCGACCGCGATGTACCGGTCGGTGCTGGTGTTCTCGCTCCCGCTGGCGCTGTCGCAGGGGATGGGCTTTCTGGTGTCGAACGTGGACATCTACATGCTGGGCTACTTCGGGTCGAAGGCGGGCATCGGCGCGTACAACATCGCCTTCCAGTTGAGCAACCTCTTTACCGCGATTCTGGCGACTGTCGGTTTCCTCCTCCCGCCGGTCCTGACCAGACTTCACGACCGGGGCAAGCACGACGAGATGCGCCGGACCTATCAGGTCATGACCAAGTGGATGGTGGTCGGGGGCGTTCCCCTGTTCGTCGTCCTGTTCGGGTTCCCCGAGACGGTCATCGGCCTCGCGTTCGGCGACGGCTATCGGGACGGTGCGACCGCGCTCCGGATACTGGCGGTCGGCAACTTTCTGGCCATCCTGCTGGGACTCAATACCCAGTCGCTGGTCGGTCTCGGCGCGAACCACGTCATCAACTACGTCCTCGTCGCCCAGACCGCGGTGAACGTCACACTCAACTACCTCCTCATCCCGACCCACGGCATCGTGGGCGCGGCGGTTGCGTCCGCCGTCGCGGTCTTCGTGAGCGACGTTCTCGGGAGCGCGGTGCTGTACTCCCGGTTCGGCGTCCACCCGTTCACTCGGCGGGCCTTCCGCCCGGCGACGTGGACGCTCGGGGTCGGGGCCGCCGTCGCCGTCGCCTTCGGGTTCTCGATTCCCGCCGGTGCAGTGGCCGCCGTGGTCGCCTTCCCGGTCGCAGTCCTCGGTGCGGTCGAACCGCAAGACGCGCTCCTCGTCGAGGAGTTAGAGGACCGGTCGGGCATCGCACTCGGTCCCCTGCGCCGACTGGTTCGGGCCGCGGGCGACGACCCCTCGACCGTGATAAAAAGCTTGAAATGA